A portion of the Acidimicrobiia bacterium genome contains these proteins:
- a CDS encoding histidine phosphatase family protein, whose product MAEGTRIVLIRHGESRAQELGIVAGHAGCQGLSERGRAQAQALHDRLAHSGELADASVFYASLMPRAIETAQIIAPAIGDLELRLECGFCEVHPGDADGLTWVECDERYPAGEWTADRARAPGWETWTEMGVRVAKALTGLVKHHPGETIVVACHGGVVAQSMMHFLALYELATTSRAWISPDNTSITEWRFASNPYQRETMPLELVRYNDFAHLAQRPRG is encoded by the coding sequence ATGGCCGAGGGTACGAGGATCGTGTTGATACGCCACGGTGAGTCGCGGGCACAGGAACTCGGGATCGTGGCCGGGCACGCTGGGTGTCAGGGATTGTCCGAGCGTGGTCGAGCGCAGGCCCAGGCGTTGCACGATCGGTTGGCGCACTCCGGCGAACTCGCCGACGCCTCGGTGTTCTACGCCTCGTTGATGCCCCGGGCAATCGAGACGGCGCAGATCATTGCGCCGGCCATTGGGGATCTCGAACTGCGCTTGGAATGTGGCTTCTGTGAGGTGCATCCGGGTGATGCCGATGGGCTCACTTGGGTGGAGTGCGACGAGCGCTATCCAGCCGGGGAGTGGACCGCCGACCGCGCTCGGGCCCCGGGCTGGGAGACCTGGACGGAGATGGGAGTGCGGGTGGCGAAGGCCCTTACCGGTCTCGTGAAGCACCACCCCGGCGAGACGATTGTGGTGGCCTGTCACGGGGGGGTGGTGGCCCAGTCGATGATGCACTTCCTGGCGCTCTATGAGTTGGCCACGACGTCGCGCGCCTGGATCAGCCCGGACAACACCTCCATCACCGAGTGGCGCTTTGCGTCGAACCCCTACCAGCGCGAAACCATGCCCTTGGAACTCGTTCGCTACAACGATTTCGCTCACCTGGCCCAGCGTCCCCGGGGGTAG
- the groL gene encoding chaperonin GroEL, producing MSKIIAFDEEARRGLEAGMNKLADAVRVTLGPKGRNVVLDKKWGAPTITKDGVSVAKEIDLEDPYEKIGADLVKEVAKKTDDVAGDGTTTATVLAWAMVREGLRNVAAGANPMALKRGIEAGVAAAVDHLTKLSKDVESKEQIAQVASISANNDMEIGNVIAEAIDKVGKDGVVTVEESNTFGIEMDLVEGMRFDKGYISPYFVTDPDRMETVLEEPYILLVSSKITAVRDMLPVLEKVMQSSRPLLIIAEDIEGEALATLVVNKIRGTFKSAAVKAPGFGERRKAMLQDMAIVTGGQVVSEEVGLKLENTTLDLLGTASKVIISKDETTIIQGAGVDADIKGRIQQIKNEIDNTDSDYDREKLQERLAKLSGGVAVLKVGAATEVELKEKKHRIEDAVSTAKAAVEEGIIPGGGVALVRSQAAVLAVAKKLKGDEATGASLVAKAMEEPLRQIALNAGIEPGVASERVKAMDGNDGLNAATGEYEDLIKAGVADPTKVTRSALQNAASIAALFLTTEAVIADKPEPAVAMGGGGGMEDY from the coding sequence ATGTCCAAGATCATCGCCTTCGACGAAGAGGCCCGACGCGGGCTCGAAGCCGGCATGAACAAGTTGGCCGACGCCGTGCGGGTCACGCTCGGCCCCAAGGGCCGCAACGTCGTGCTCGACAAGAAGTGGGGAGCTCCCACGATCACCAAGGACGGCGTGTCTGTCGCCAAGGAGATCGACCTCGAAGACCCCTACGAGAAGATCGGCGCCGACCTCGTCAAAGAGGTGGCGAAGAAGACCGACGACGTGGCTGGCGATGGCACCACCACCGCCACCGTCCTGGCCTGGGCCATGGTGCGGGAGGGTTTGCGCAACGTGGCGGCCGGGGCCAACCCGATGGCGCTGAAGCGTGGCATCGAGGCTGGCGTGGCCGCCGCCGTCGACCATCTCACGAAGCTCTCCAAGGACGTCGAATCCAAGGAGCAGATCGCGCAGGTGGCTTCCATCTCCGCCAACAACGACATGGAGATTGGCAATGTCATCGCCGAGGCGATCGACAAGGTCGGCAAGGACGGCGTGGTGACCGTCGAGGAGTCCAATACCTTCGGAATTGAAATGGACCTCGTGGAGGGAATGCGCTTCGACAAGGGCTACATCTCCCCGTACTTCGTGACCGACCCCGATCGTATGGAGACCGTGCTGGAGGAGCCCTACATCCTTCTCGTGAGCTCCAAGATCACCGCCGTGCGCGACATGTTGCCGGTGCTCGAGAAGGTCATGCAGTCGAGCCGCCCGCTGTTGATCATCGCCGAGGACATCGAAGGCGAAGCCCTGGCCACCCTGGTGGTCAACAAGATTCGTGGCACCTTCAAGAGTGCCGCCGTGAAGGCCCCCGGTTTCGGGGAGCGACGCAAGGCGATGTTGCAGGACATGGCCATCGTCACCGGCGGCCAGGTGGTATCTGAGGAGGTGGGTCTCAAGCTTGAGAACACCACCCTCGACCTCCTCGGCACTGCTTCCAAGGTGATCATCAGCAAGGACGAGACCACCATCATCCAAGGGGCGGGCGTGGATGCGGACATCAAGGGCCGTATTCAGCAGATCAAGAACGAGATCGACAACACCGACTCGGATTACGACCGTGAGAAGCTGCAAGAGCGTCTCGCCAAGTTGTCCGGCGGGGTTGCGGTACTCAAGGTCGGCGCCGCTACCGAGGTGGAACTGAAGGAAAAGAAGCACCGCATCGAAGACGCCGTTTCCACCGCCAAGGCCGCCGTGGAGGAAGGCATCATTCCCGGCGGTGGCGTGGCCCTCGTGCGCTCGCAGGCGGCTGTGCTGGCCGTTGCCAAGAAGCTCAAGGGCGACGAAGCCACCGGGGCCAGCCTGGTGGCCAAGGCCATGGAAGAGCCCCTCCGGCAGATCGCGCTCAACGCCGGCATCGAGCCGGGCGTGGCCAGTGAGCGGGTGAAGGCCATGGATGGTAACGACGGCTTGAACGCCGCCACGGGCGAGTACGAGGACCTCATCAAGGCTGGCGTGGCCGACCCCACCAAGGTCACCCGCTCCGCCCTGCAGAACGCCGCCTCCATCGCGGCGCTGTTCCTCACCACCGAAGCAGTCATCGCCGACAAGCCCGAGCCCGCAGTGGCAATGGGTGGTGGCGGAGGGATGGAGGACTACTAA
- a CDS encoding molybdopterin synthase sulfur carrier subunit, translated as MSVIVRVPTTLRTLTGGTSEVAVEGATVGEVLAALETMHPGFAERILDEQGGLRRFVNIFVADDDIRFLEALATPVPDGETVSIIPAVAGG; from the coding sequence ATGAGCGTCATTGTCCGAGTGCCCACCACGTTGCGTACCCTCACCGGAGGCACCTCCGAGGTGGCCGTCGAGGGAGCCACCGTCGGCGAGGTTCTCGCCGCCCTGGAGACGATGCACCCGGGCTTCGCCGAGCGCATCCTCGACGAGCAGGGCGGCCTGCGGCGGTTCGTGAACATCTTCGTGGCCGATGACGACATTCGGTTTCTGGAGGCACTGGCCACCCCGGTGCCCGATGGCGAAACGGTGTCGATCATCCCCGCCGTTGCTGGCGGCTAA
- a CDS encoding glucosyl-3-phosphoglycerate synthase, with protein sequence MYQTFHHTDFTARGLAAEKTRLGHVVSVCLPARDEAATIGQNVQLLRETLMDGIGLIDEILVIDDHSRDHTAEIAANAGARVVGVNDVLPEVGPGEGKGEALWKSVAAAEGDLIVWCDADILDFGPRFVEGLVGPLLARPDIGFVKGFYDRPVDGGAYGGGRVTELMARPAIATWFPHLAPIVQPLSGEYAGRRSLLERLPFVQGYGVDIALLIDIAEMDGTDAIAQVDLGTRRHRNRPLDELGPQALAVLQAVLSRSAMGLEHAATLVRPNLKPVEIGIDERPALIDLPGYRRRSA encoded by the coding sequence ATGTACCAGACTTTTCATCACACGGACTTCACGGCCCGTGGGCTCGCCGCCGAAAAGACGCGCCTCGGCCACGTGGTGTCGGTGTGCTTGCCGGCCCGCGATGAAGCCGCCACCATCGGCCAAAATGTGCAACTCCTGCGGGAGACGCTGATGGACGGCATTGGCCTCATCGACGAGATCCTGGTGATCGACGATCACTCCCGAGATCACACCGCCGAGATCGCGGCCAATGCCGGCGCCCGAGTCGTCGGCGTCAACGATGTGCTCCCCGAGGTCGGGCCGGGCGAGGGCAAAGGCGAGGCCCTGTGGAAGTCCGTGGCGGCGGCCGAAGGCGACCTCATCGTGTGGTGCGACGCCGACATCTTGGACTTTGGCCCCCGCTTCGTCGAAGGCCTCGTTGGTCCCCTGCTCGCTCGCCCGGATATCGGGTTCGTGAAGGGCTTTTACGACCGCCCCGTAGACGGCGGCGCCTATGGCGGTGGTCGGGTCACCGAACTGATGGCGCGGCCAGCCATCGCCACCTGGTTCCCGCACCTCGCTCCCATCGTCCAACCCCTCTCCGGCGAGTACGCCGGTCGGCGCTCGCTCCTCGAACGGCTGCCGTTCGTGCAGGGCTATGGCGTGGACATCGCCCTACTGATCGACATCGCAGAGATGGACGGAACCGACGCCATCGCCCAGGTAGACCTGGGCACCCGCCGCCATCGCAATCGGCCACTCGACGAACTCGGGCCCCAAGCTCTCGCCGTGCTCCAAGCGGTGCTCAGCCGATCCGCCATGGGGCTCGAGCACGCTGCCACGTTGGTGCGGCCCAACCTCAAACCGGTGGAGATCGGGATCGACGAACGCCCGGCCCTCATCGACCTACCGGGGTATCGGCGGCGCAGCGCCTAA
- a CDS encoding AI-2E family transporter: MSDRIRAAGSIAWSLVGLLLLLALVGLVAWVFRVIWPPLILAGVIVFLGNPTVTRLQRHNIPRAGGAIIIYLGFMAALVLVGVLVAPKVSRQTDGLATAWPDLQRDLEQRVNDVAEESREGSWPVQIPTYAELEEQFAPADAADTDEDGTISPAEQKDRLVGQFASARRVFGRIFHVGLIFVLAPVLALYLLIDLPNIRRVLRGLVPERNRGDVMVITRRLSVSLGGYVRGQLAVSFLVGMMASIGLLIIGLPYWLLVGMVAGIFNLIPLIGPWVGAVPAIAIALSTGGGTTQALLAALVMLIVQQIDNHLISPMVMQRAVKLHPTVVILALLAAGSLWGFVGMLIAVPAAAALKILVGQAWRRLALDEPLDEIEARWESDAESKVSGGFVERVGADVGPDPEPMGLI, from the coding sequence GTGAGTGACCGTATTCGAGCCGCGGGTTCTATCGCCTGGTCACTGGTAGGGCTTCTGCTCCTACTCGCTCTTGTGGGACTCGTCGCTTGGGTGTTTCGCGTGATCTGGCCGCCGCTGATACTTGCCGGTGTCATCGTGTTCCTTGGCAATCCAACGGTCACTCGTCTGCAGCGGCACAACATCCCTCGGGCGGGGGGCGCGATCATCATCTATCTAGGGTTCATGGCCGCCTTGGTGCTCGTCGGCGTGCTCGTCGCTCCCAAGGTGAGTCGCCAAACCGATGGCCTGGCGACCGCATGGCCGGACCTCCAGCGCGATCTTGAGCAACGGGTAAACGATGTGGCGGAGGAGTCGAGAGAGGGCAGCTGGCCCGTCCAAATCCCGACCTACGCAGAGCTCGAGGAGCAGTTCGCACCCGCCGACGCAGCCGATACCGACGAGGACGGCACGATTAGCCCCGCAGAACAAAAGGACCGCCTCGTCGGGCAGTTCGCATCCGCGCGCAGGGTGTTCGGGCGGATCTTCCACGTGGGGTTGATCTTTGTGCTGGCCCCGGTGCTCGCGTTGTACCTACTGATCGACCTCCCCAACATTCGACGTGTCTTGCGGGGGCTCGTACCAGAGAGGAATCGCGGCGATGTGATGGTGATCACCCGACGGTTGAGCGTCTCCCTCGGTGGTTACGTGCGCGGCCAGTTGGCGGTGTCATTCTTGGTCGGGATGATGGCCTCCATCGGCCTGCTGATTATCGGCCTGCCCTACTGGCTACTGGTGGGCATGGTGGCGGGGATCTTCAACCTGATCCCCTTGATCGGCCCGTGGGTGGGGGCCGTCCCGGCCATCGCCATCGCCCTGAGCACGGGTGGGGGCACGACCCAGGCGCTCCTGGCGGCCCTGGTGATGCTGATCGTGCAGCAAATCGACAACCACCTCATCAGCCCCATGGTGATGCAGCGAGCCGTAAAGTTGCACCCAACCGTGGTGATACTGGCCCTGCTGGCCGCCGGGTCGCTGTGGGGTTTCGTGGGCATGCTGATTGCGGTGCCCGCGGCGGCGGCGCTGAAGATTTTGGTGGGTCAGGCGTGGCGCCGTCTGGCGCTCGATGAGCCGCTCGACGAGATCGAAGCCCGCTGGGAGTCGGATGCAGAAAGCAAGGTGAGTGGGGGGTTTGTGGAGCGAGTGGGCGCCGATGTGGGGCCCGACCCCGAGCCGATGGGGCTGATCTGA
- a CDS encoding amidase, translating into MTDDFSYLDATGQADLVRAGEVTPLELVDAAIARIEAVNPQLNAVITPLYDRARTEAVSHSLPDGPFRGVPFLLKDLSAHSAGDPFHEGMGFLKQRGWTEPHDTTLVARFRAAGLIVVGKTNTPELGILPTTEPLAYGPTHNPWDLSRSTGGSSGGSAAAVAAGLVPLAHANDGGGSIRIPASECGLVGLKPTRGRVSCGPEFGDVMGGLTADLVVSRSVRDTATALDAVQGMAPGDPFSAPDPLRPFLDEVGVPAGALRIGVLTASPGGTVAVHPDCVEATEAVARLLEGLGHRVEPSHPAALDDLDYTGHFITNWAAGAAWNLDYWSRRTGMEIGPEDVEPLTWALADLGRSTTAAAWLSAREWLQANSRAVAAWWSEGHDLLLTPTIAEPPPLLGTFDSPPDNPLHGLFRAAELVPFTPPFNVTGQPAISLPLHWNADGLPIGVQLVAAFGREDLLLRVAAQLEGAHPWAQRIPPIHA; encoded by the coding sequence ATGACCGACGATTTCAGCTATCTCGACGCCACCGGGCAGGCCGACCTGGTCCGGGCGGGGGAGGTCACCCCGTTGGAACTGGTGGACGCGGCCATCGCCCGCATCGAGGCGGTAAACCCCCAACTCAACGCCGTGATTACCCCCCTCTACGACCGGGCGCGGACCGAGGCCGTTTCCCACTCACTACCCGACGGACCCTTTCGCGGGGTGCCGTTCTTGCTGAAGGACCTCTCGGCCCATTCGGCGGGGGACCCGTTCCATGAGGGGATGGGATTTCTGAAGCAGCGGGGTTGGACGGAGCCGCACGACACCACCTTGGTGGCTCGGTTCCGCGCCGCCGGGCTCATCGTGGTGGGCAAGACCAATACTCCCGAACTTGGCATCCTGCCCACCACCGAACCGTTGGCCTACGGGCCCACGCATAACCCGTGGGACCTCAGCCGCTCGACGGGAGGCTCTAGTGGGGGCTCGGCGGCGGCGGTGGCTGCGGGTCTTGTGCCCTTGGCCCATGCCAACGATGGCGGCGGATCCATCCGAATTCCGGCCAGTGAGTGCGGCCTGGTGGGGCTCAAACCCACGCGGGGGCGCGTGTCGTGCGGGCCGGAATTCGGGGACGTGATGGGCGGCCTCACCGCAGACCTGGTGGTGAGTCGGAGCGTGCGGGACACCGCGACCGCCCTGGATGCGGTGCAGGGCATGGCCCCTGGCGACCCCTTTAGTGCCCCCGACCCACTTCGCCCATTCCTCGATGAAGTGGGCGTTCCCGCCGGTGCGTTGCGGATCGGGGTGCTTACCGCCAGTCCCGGTGGGACGGTAGCGGTTCATCCTGATTGTGTGGAGGCCACTGAGGCGGTGGCCCGGCTGCTGGAGGGGCTTGGTCATCGTGTTGAGCCAAGCCATCCGGCGGCGTTGGATGACCTGGATTACACCGGCCACTTCATCACCAACTGGGCGGCGGGAGCGGCCTGGAATCTCGATTACTGGAGTCGCCGCACCGGTATGGAGATCGGTCCGGAGGATGTGGAACCGCTCACGTGGGCGCTGGCGGATCTGGGCCGGTCCACCACGGCTGCGGCGTGGCTCTCAGCGCGTGAATGGCTACAGGCGAACAGTCGGGCGGTGGCTGCGTGGTGGAGCGAGGGGCATGATCTTCTTCTCACCCCCACCATCGCCGAGCCACCCCCGCTCCTAGGCACGTTCGACAGTCCACCGGATAATCCCCTCCACGGCTTGTTCCGGGCGGCGGAGTTGGTGCCGTTCACCCCGCCGTTCAACGTCACCGGGCAACCGGCGATTTCGCTGCCGTTGCACTGGAACGCCGATGGCTTGCCCATCGGGGTGCAATTGGTGGCTGCCTTTGGGCGCGAAGACCTTCTCTTGCGGGTGGCGGCCCAACTCGAAGGGGCGCATCCCTGGGCGCAGCGCATTCCCCCGATTCACGCCTGA
- a CDS encoding glycerate kinase: MVAVRVVAAPDKFRGTATAAQVAAAIGRAAAVAGWECRQVPMADGGEGTLAALGGPNRTMEVTGPLGAPVLAAWRLDGPLAVIEMAQAAGLDLAGGAEHNDPIAASTVGVGQLIGLAMNNGARRVIVGLGGSATTDGGLAALRGLYPLARLKGVQLVAACDALVGFYDAADRFAPQKGASPAQVALLRRRLERLAQVYLDEHGVDVVSMPGAGAGGGLGGGLAAAGATLVSGFDLVADEVDLDEHIEGADLVITGEGFLDAGSFEGKVVGGVAAMATRFDVPTVAIAGRVYDGMADRLESRSLVDGFGEARALAETLACIEEVALDLLVGFQP, encoded by the coding sequence ATGGTCGCCGTGCGCGTCGTAGCTGCTCCCGACAAGTTCCGTGGCACCGCGACAGCGGCGCAGGTGGCCGCCGCCATTGGGCGTGCCGCCGCCGTCGCCGGGTGGGAATGTCGCCAGGTGCCCATGGCCGACGGCGGGGAGGGCACCCTGGCGGCCCTGGGTGGCCCGAACCGAACCATGGAGGTAACCGGCCCCCTGGGGGCGCCGGTGCTGGCGGCGTGGCGGCTTGACGGGCCGCTCGCGGTGATCGAAATGGCGCAGGCGGCCGGGCTCGATCTCGCCGGCGGCGCCGAACACAACGATCCCATCGCCGCCTCCACCGTCGGGGTGGGGCAACTCATCGGGCTGGCGATGAACAACGGCGCCCGCCGCGTGATCGTGGGTCTGGGGGGTTCGGCGACCACCGACGGCGGCCTGGCCGCCCTGCGGGGGTTGTATCCCCTCGCCAGACTCAAAGGCGTCCAACTCGTCGCCGCCTGCGATGCCCTTGTGGGGTTTTACGATGCCGCCGATCGGTTTGCGCCACAAAAGGGCGCCAGCCCCGCGCAGGTGGCGTTGCTGCGGCGCCGCCTCGAGCGGTTGGCGCAGGTGTACCTCGACGAGCACGGGGTAGATGTGGTGTCCATGCCCGGCGCCGGCGCCGGTGGTGGCCTCGGCGGCGGCCTGGCGGCGGCGGGGGCCACGTTGGTCAGCGGGTTTGATCTCGTGGCCGACGAAGTTGATCTCGACGAACACATCGAGGGCGCCGACCTGGTGATCACCGGCGAAGGGTTTCTCGATGCCGGGAGTTTCGAGGGCAAGGTGGTGGGAGGGGTGGCGGCCATGGCGACGCGATTTGATGTGCCGACGGTGGCGATCGCCGGGCGCGTCTACGACGGCATGGCGGATCGCCTCGAGTCGCGATCGTTGGTCGACGGTTTTGGGGAAGCCCGGGCGTTGGCCGAGACGTTGGCCTGCATCGAAGAAGTGGCTCTCGACCTGCTGGTTGGCTTTCAACCATGA
- a CDS encoding trehalose-6-phosphate synthase, whose amino-acid sequence MLSPPPHDRPIVLVSNRGPVTFTGAADGTLRSRRGAGGLISGIGPLVEGTDTIWIAAAMTAGDRQAAAAGVAEAEGFRLRMLALDPDTYRLAYDEVSNGVLWFAHHGLWDLPRQPAFDHSWTVAWDAYRAVNHAFADAVAEVAPAGAVVLVQDYHLCLVATRLAVLRPDLDCVHFSHTPFAPPVWFSAIPSEAGRELLQGLAAHRACGFHTQQWATDFTDSARQCAGLTPSTFVAPLATDPDDIRRAASSSACQEALATLQAMVGDRTVIARVDRLELSKNLLRGFLAFDELLRQHPEHRGEVVFVAEAYPSRPGVAAYARYQAEVELAVAEINQRWGTAHWQPINLSVEDNFPASVALMRRGDVFLVNPIRDGLNLVASEAILVNERNAVLALSAEAGAWDGLQEAALRVSPFDVAGTAGVLHDAVQMPAEERQRRAVVLGGIVRAHTPAQWLAHQIAAAEA is encoded by the coding sequence ATGCTCAGTCCTCCCCCCCACGACCGACCGATCGTGCTGGTCTCCAACCGCGGCCCGGTGACCTTCACCGGAGCAGCCGACGGCACGTTGCGCAGTCGCCGCGGCGCCGGTGGCCTGATCTCGGGCATCGGTCCGCTGGTGGAAGGAACCGACACCATCTGGATCGCCGCCGCCATGACCGCAGGTGACCGGCAGGCCGCCGCCGCGGGAGTGGCAGAGGCGGAGGGATTCCGACTCCGGATGCTGGCGCTGGATCCCGACACCTACCGACTCGCCTACGACGAGGTGAGCAACGGCGTGTTGTGGTTTGCCCATCACGGGCTCTGGGATCTTCCTCGACAGCCGGCCTTCGACCACTCCTGGACGGTGGCCTGGGACGCGTACCGGGCGGTCAACCACGCGTTCGCTGATGCGGTAGCCGAGGTGGCCCCCGCCGGCGCGGTAGTGCTCGTGCAGGACTACCACCTCTGCCTGGTCGCGACTCGACTGGCGGTGCTCCGGCCGGATTTGGACTGTGTGCATTTCAGCCATACGCCCTTCGCCCCCCCGGTGTGGTTCTCGGCGATCCCCTCCGAGGCCGGACGCGAACTGCTCCAAGGCCTCGCCGCCCATCGGGCCTGCGGTTTCCATACCCAGCAGTGGGCCACGGACTTCACCGACTCCGCTCGCCAGTGCGCTGGGCTGACCCCCTCCACGTTCGTGGCTCCCCTCGCCACCGACCCCGATGACATCAGGCGGGCGGCGTCGTCGTCGGCCTGCCAGGAGGCCCTCGCCACCCTGCAAGCCATGGTGGGTGACCGCACGGTCATCGCCCGGGTCGATCGCCTGGAACTTTCCAAGAATCTGCTCCGCGGTTTCCTCGCCTTCGATGAACTTCTGCGCCAGCACCCCGAGCATCGCGGCGAGGTGGTGTTCGTAGCCGAGGCGTACCCGTCTCGTCCGGGTGTCGCGGCCTATGCCCGCTACCAGGCCGAGGTCGAACTGGCGGTGGCCGAGATCAATCAACGGTGGGGTACCGCCCACTGGCAACCCATCAACCTCTCGGTGGAGGACAACTTCCCAGCGTCGGTGGCGCTCATGCGACGCGGGGACGTATTCCTCGTCAATCCCATCCGCGACGGTCTCAACCTGGTGGCCTCCGAGGCCATCTTGGTGAACGAGCGCAACGCCGTGCTGGCGCTGTCGGCCGAGGCCGGGGCCTGGGACGGCTTGCAGGAAGCGGCGCTGCGGGTGTCCCCCTTCGACGTGGCCGGCACCGCCGGGGTGCTTCACGACGCGGTGCAGATGCCCGCCGAGGAACGCCAACGACGGGCGGTGGTCCTCGGCGGGATCGTGCGGGCCCACACCCCGGCCCAGTGGCTCGCCCACCAGATCGCCGCCGCCGAGGCCTGA
- the otsB gene encoding trehalose-phosphatase: MGADGTDPLAALRSQPDHAAILVDFDGTVSPIVARAGDARPLPGVREVLAALQEAYAVVAVISGRPVAYLTQHLGSGLSLVGLYGLEWTNGGERFEHAEAAPWRPVIDALAAEASRVLPAGVEVEHKGLSLTLHLRPAPPSAGAVVQAWAADAARRTGVEQRAAKLSVELHPPIAADKGTVVAHLLRGLTAAAYLGDDQGDLPAFAALDSFRAAGGHAAKIAVAGIDATPALVAAADIVVDGPPAALALLRTLI, encoded by the coding sequence GTGGGTGCCGACGGCACTGACCCGCTCGCTGCCCTGCGCAGCCAACCCGACCACGCCGCCATTTTGGTGGATTTCGACGGCACCGTGTCCCCCATCGTGGCAAGGGCCGGCGACGCTCGACCCCTCCCGGGGGTGCGGGAAGTGTTGGCGGCCCTGCAGGAGGCCTACGCGGTAGTGGCGGTCATCTCCGGTCGCCCCGTCGCCTATCTCACGCAGCACCTCGGGTCCGGTCTTTCTCTGGTCGGCCTGTACGGACTGGAGTGGACTAACGGTGGCGAACGATTCGAACACGCCGAGGCTGCCCCCTGGCGGCCGGTGATCGACGCGCTCGCCGCCGAAGCATCTCGTGTGCTGCCGGCCGGGGTGGAGGTGGAGCACAAGGGCCTTTCCCTCACCCTGCACCTGCGCCCGGCCCCGCCCTCGGCGGGGGCGGTGGTGCAGGCGTGGGCGGCCGACGCGGCCCGACGCACCGGCGTGGAGCAACGGGCGGCCAAACTGTCCGTGGAACTCCACCCCCCGATCGCTGCCGACAAGGGCACGGTGGTGGCTCATCTTCTACGCGGTCTGACCGCCGCCGCTTACCTTGGCGACGACCAGGGCGACCTCCCGGCCTTCGCGGCGCTCGATTCATTTCGCGCCGCCGGTGGCCACGCCGCCAAGATCGCCGTCGCCGGGATCGATGCCACCCCGGCGCTGGTGGCCGCTGCCGACATCGTGGTGGACGGACCTCCCGCCGCGCTCGCCCTGCTCCGCACGCTCATCTAA
- a CDS encoding DUF3263 domain-containing protein yields MALTDRDQAILDFERSWWTEVGPKDTAIRDRFELSGTRYYQLLTELIDDPDALEYDPLLIRRLRRVRERRRRARVEGRPMSQLDRR; encoded by the coding sequence ATGGCACTCACCGACCGAGACCAAGCGATTCTCGATTTCGAGCGCAGTTGGTGGACTGAGGTCGGTCCGAAGGACACCGCGATACGCGATCGCTTCGAACTGTCCGGTACCCGCTACTACCAACTCCTCACGGAGTTGATCGACGATCCTGATGCGCTCGAGTACGATCCGCTTCTGATTCGCCGCCTTCGCCGGGTACGGGAACGTCGTCGTCGCGCTCGTGTCGAAGGCCGGCCCATGAGCCAGCTCGATAGGCGATAA
- the rlmB gene encoding 23S rRNA (guanosine(2251)-2'-O)-methyltransferase RlmB encodes MTKPRRPTKGPSASKSPPRRAPAAGRSTGATPARTGAGGARGKPRAGANRPTGKRQGLGGEQVEGRQAVRELFLAGRRKVHEVWLLAEQDPSDILEDIIELAEAERVPVRQVSRGKFFAEARCEAPQGVLAKAAALPETALDELATTRRDGHPPFLIAVDGVTDPGNLGALLRSAECAGATGIVLPRHRAVHVTPTVTKTAAGAVEHLRFAIAGGLPTALQDLRRQGVWVVGLDGDGTTVLWQLPAADGPIALVLGAEGTGLSRLVRQRCDAIASIPLNGSLSSLNVAAAAAVACYEVARARSRS; translated from the coding sequence GTGACCAAGCCCCGTCGACCGACCAAGGGACCGAGTGCATCCAAGTCGCCCCCGCGCCGCGCCCCGGCCGCGGGCCGCTCCACCGGGGCCACCCCGGCGCGGACAGGCGCCGGGGGGGCACGGGGCAAGCCCCGGGCGGGCGCTAACCGGCCCACCGGGAAGCGCCAGGGGCTAGGGGGCGAGCAGGTTGAGGGGCGCCAGGCGGTACGCGAACTTTTTCTGGCGGGCCGCCGCAAGGTGCATGAGGTGTGGCTGCTGGCCGAGCAGGATCCGTCCGACATCCTTGAGGACATCATCGAACTCGCCGAGGCGGAGCGGGTGCCGGTGCGGCAGGTGAGCCGGGGCAAGTTCTTCGCCGAGGCTCGCTGCGAGGCGCCACAGGGCGTGCTGGCGAAGGCGGCGGCGCTCCCGGAGACGGCGCTGGACGAACTGGCTACGACCCGCCGGGACGGACACCCGCCCTTTCTCATCGCCGTCGACGGAGTGACCGACCCGGGCAACCTGGGGGCGCTGTTGCGCTCGGCCGAATGTGCGGGGGCCACCGGCATCGTGTTGCCGCGCCACCGGGCCGTGCATGTCACCCCCACCGTCACCAAAACGGCGGCCGGGGCCGTGGAGCATCTGCGCTTCGCCATCGCGGGCGGGCTTCCCACCGCCCTCCAGGACCTACGCCGCCAGGGCGTGTGGGTGGTGGGCCTCGATGGGGATGGCACCACGGTGTTGTGGCAGCTCCCCGCCGCCGACGGGCCCATTGCGCTGGTACTCGGGGCGGAGGGCACGGGGCTTTCTCGGTTGGTTCGTCAGCGGTGCGATGCCATTGCCAGCATCCCGCTCAACGGTTCGCTTTCGTCGCTGAATGTGGCGGCGGCGGCGGCGGTGGCGTGTTACGAAGTGGCCCGCGCTCGCTCCCGCTCCTAG